TTTGGGTCCAAAATGACTTTGCAATACTCTACTTTTAAGTTTAGGTGATTTAATGGTTTTAGTACTGTCACAACACAAGCTCAGACATGTCTCAGAAAGGAATGGGTAGCGTTTTAGGCACAATCCTAGAGTGGATTCTGGAGCGTAAGCCACTGATACCTTGTTTTTAATGAGTTAAGGAACTCTGAAAAATAGAGCATAAAAATAGTGGCATTTGAGTAAGAAATTTGAAGTAGAATGATGAATTTGGTTCCTAATCTTGGAAATATTAGATTTGAGTATGAGATAAGTAGTTTGACTTTAACTTTGTGAATTGAAATCCATGATAACTTTGAAGTATATTTCTGTACTTCAAACTTACAGGTAGTTCGGTACCCAGTGATGAAGCAGAAGGTTTCAAGCATTTCTTCAGGGTTTCAAAAAATACCTTTGAATATATCTGTTCTCTTGTAAGAGAAGATCTTATATCAAGGCCACCGTCAGGGCTTATCAACATCGAGGGAAGACTTCTTAGTGTTGAGAAACAGGTTGCAATCGCCTTGAGAAGGCTGGCCTCTGGTGAGTCCCAAGTCTCCGTGGGAGCTTCATTTGGGGTTGGCCAGTCCACAGTTTCTCAGGTGACTTGGAGATTCATTGAAGCACTAGAAGAACGTGCCAAACATCATCTCAAGTGGCCCGATTCCAATAGAATGGAGGAAGTCAAGTCcaaatttgaagtgtcttttgGGATGCCTAATTGTTGTGGAGCCATTGATGCAACACACATCATCATGACCCTTCCCGCTGTACAGACCTCTGATGATTGGTGTGATCCAGAGAATAACTACAGCATGCTATTGCAGGGAATTGTTGACCACGAAATGAGATTTCTTGATATTGTTACAGGTTGGCCTGGAGGCATGACAGTTTCCAGGGTATTGAAGTGTACTGGTTTTTCCAAACTCTGTGAGGGTGGAGAGCGTTTAAATGGAAGTGTAAGAACTTTACTTGGAGGAGAGGACATTAGGGAGTTTATAGTTGGTGGAGTTGGCTACCCTCTTCTTCCATGGCTCATAACCCCCTATGATAGTAATGGCCTCTCGGCTTCCATGTCCACGTTCAATGCCTTGCATGAGGCCGCAAGGTTGCTTGCAGTGAGGGCATTCTCACGGGT
The sequence above is drawn from the Quercus lobata isolate SW786 chromosome 12, ValleyOak3.0 Primary Assembly, whole genome shotgun sequence genome and encodes:
- the LOC115972238 gene encoding protein ANTAGONIST OF LIKE HETEROCHROMATIN PROTEIN 1-like isoform X2 encodes the protein MSQKGMGSVLGTILEWILERSSVPSDEAEGFKHFFRVSKNTFEYICSLVREDLISRPPSGLINIEGRLLSVEKQVAIALRRLASGESQVSVGASFGVGQSTVSQVTWRFIEALEERAKHHLKWPDSNRMEEVKSKFEVSFGMPNCCGAIDATHIIMTLPAVQTSDDWCDPENNYSMLLQGIVDHEMRFLDIVTGWPGGMTVSRVLKCTGFSKLCEGGERLNGSVRTLLGGEDIREFIVGGVGYPLLPWLITPYDSNGLSASMSTFNALHEAARLLAVRAFSRVKGSWRILNKVMWRPDKRKLPSIILVCCLLHNIVIDCGDNLLPDVALSGHHDPGYGEQYCKQVDPLGRTMRDNLAKFFHQGKEKAVSK
- the LOC115972238 gene encoding protein ANTAGONIST OF LIKE HETEROCHROMATIN PROTEIN 1-like isoform X1 — encoded protein: MAPHKKSKKSKRELKKLKKRKSISTVVPPVESKPTESDWWDTFWRKNSSSTPGSSVPSDEAEGFKHFFRVSKNTFEYICSLVREDLISRPPSGLINIEGRLLSVEKQVAIALRRLASGESQVSVGASFGVGQSTVSQVTWRFIEALEERAKHHLKWPDSNRMEEVKSKFEVSFGMPNCCGAIDATHIIMTLPAVQTSDDWCDPENNYSMLLQGIVDHEMRFLDIVTGWPGGMTVSRVLKCTGFSKLCEGGERLNGSVRTLLGGEDIREFIVGGVGYPLLPWLITPYDSNGLSASMSTFNALHEAARLLAVRAFSRVKGSWRILNKVMWRPDKRKLPSIILVCCLLHNIVIDCGDNLLPDVALSGHHDPGYGEQYCKQVDPLGRTMRDNLAKFFHQGKEKAVSK